From Pseudomonas sp. G.S.17, the proteins below share one genomic window:
- the lptE gene encoding LPS assembly lipoprotein LptE produces MIKRNLLVMGLAVLLSACGFQLRGTGSNEIAIKELDLSARNAYGETVSQLRRVLEGGGVKVYTGAPYKLVLTDEQESQRTASYSGSARSAEYSLTTVLNYEIHGEKDRLLTGGKVQTDKIYVHDGNNLIGSDQEAAQIRKEMRNEQVQKMVAALSRLSPARLDELQQKADAVAKAEADALEAAQKVRDETPQQSPIEIPSR; encoded by the coding sequence CAATTTGCTGGTTATGGGCCTCGCGGTGCTGTTGAGCGCCTGTGGCTTCCAGCTGCGTGGCACCGGCAGTAACGAGATCGCGATCAAGGAACTGGATCTGAGCGCGCGTAACGCTTACGGCGAAACCGTGAGCCAGCTGCGCCGTGTTCTGGAAGGCGGTGGCGTCAAGGTCTACACCGGCGCGCCATACAAACTGGTCCTGACCGACGAGCAGGAATCCCAGCGTACCGCGAGCTATTCGGGCTCCGCGCGCTCGGCTGAATACTCCCTGACTACCGTACTCAACTATGAAATCCACGGTGAAAAAGACCGCCTGCTGACCGGTGGCAAAGTCCAGACCGACAAAATCTATGTGCATGACGGCAATAACCTGATCGGCTCCGATCAGGAAGCTGCGCAGATCCGTAAGGAAATGCGTAACGAACAAGTGCAGAAGATGGTCGCTGCGCTGAGCCGTCTGTCGCCAGCGCGCCTGGACGAACTCCAGCAGAAAGCCGATGCCGTTGCCAAGGCCGAAGCCGACGCACTGGAAGCCGCACAGAAAGTCCGCGACGAAACACCGCAACAGTCGCCTATCGAAATCCCGTCGCGCTAA
- the holA gene encoding DNA polymerase III subunit delta, translating to MKLTPAQLPKHLQGTLAPVYIVSGDDPLLCQEAADAIRAAARLQGFDERQVFSADASFDWGTLLQAGASMSLFAERRLLELRLPSGKPGDKGAAALMEYCARPAEDTLLLISLPKLDGSAQKTKWGKALVEGAQTQFVQIWPVDIGQLPQWIRQRLSQAGLAATQDAVELIAARVEGNLLAAAQEIEKLKLMAEEGQITVETVQAAVADSARFDVFGLTDAVLNGEAAHALRMLEGLRGEGVEPPVILWALSRELRVLANLALQFSQGVPLDKAFSSARPPIWDKRKPLMSKALQRHSAKRWSELLMDAQRIDAQIKGQAAGSPWSSLTRLALLMAGQRLALPAE from the coding sequence ATGAAACTCACTCCAGCTCAACTCCCCAAACACCTGCAAGGTACGCTCGCGCCGGTCTATATCGTGAGTGGCGACGATCCTTTGCTGTGCCAGGAAGCCGCCGATGCGATTCGTGCTGCGGCGCGCCTGCAAGGCTTCGACGAACGTCAGGTGTTCAGCGCCGATGCCAGTTTCGACTGGGGCACGCTGCTGCAGGCGGGTGCCAGCATGTCGCTGTTTGCCGAGCGGCGCCTGCTGGAACTGCGCTTGCCTTCCGGCAAGCCCGGCGACAAGGGCGCTGCGGCGCTGATGGAATATTGCGCACGCCCCGCCGAAGACACCTTGCTGCTGATCAGCCTGCCGAAACTCGACGGCAGCGCGCAAAAGACCAAATGGGGTAAAGCCCTGGTCGAAGGCGCGCAAACGCAATTCGTGCAGATCTGGCCGGTGGATATTGGCCAGTTGCCGCAATGGATTCGCCAACGGCTGTCTCAGGCCGGGCTTGCCGCGACTCAGGATGCCGTGGAACTCATCGCGGCGCGGGTAGAAGGCAACTTGCTGGCGGCGGCTCAGGAAATCGAAAAGCTCAAGCTGATGGCCGAAGAAGGCCAGATCACCGTCGAAACCGTCCAGGCTGCGGTGGCTGACAGTGCGCGCTTCGACGTCTTCGGCCTGACCGACGCGGTGCTCAACGGCGAAGCCGCTCACGCCTTGCGCATGCTCGAAGGCCTGCGTGGCGAAGGCGTGGAACCGCCGGTGATTCTCTGGGCCTTGTCCCGGGAACTGCGCGTGCTGGCGAACCTGGCGTTGCAATTCAGCCAGGGCGTGCCGCTGGACAAAGCCTTCAGCTCGGCCCGCCCGCCGATCTGGGACAAGCGCAAACCGTTGATGAGCAAAGCCCTGCAACGCCACTCGGCCAAGCGCTGGAGTGAATTGCTGATGGATGCGCAACGCATCGACGCGCAAATCAAAGGCCAGGCGGCCGGCTCACCCTGGAGCAGCCTGACCCGGCTGGCGCTGCTGATGGCCGGCCAAAGGTTGGCGTTGCCAGCGGAGTAA
- the arfA gene encoding alternative ribosome rescue factor ArfA → MKKPKRANKAKSIVAQPLFRSRQEQPGKGKGSYRREAFQSKSWEASYLLAA, encoded by the coding sequence ATGAAAAAACCAAAGCGGGCCAACAAGGCCAAATCCATCGTCGCCCAGCCACTGTTCCGCAGCCGTCAGGAACAACCCGGCAAAGGTAAGGGCAGCTACCGCCGCGAAGCCTTCCAGTCTAAAAGCTGGGAGGCTTCTTACCTTCTGGCGGCTTGA
- a CDS encoding lytic murein transglycosylase, whose product MPSCFSRRWQLRQLIAASSLILLVACAEKPTAADATPLPVASTLPVAPVAPVAPVIAVDANLDIQPTISFSDWQAGFRAQALQAGIRPDIFDNAFAGVTPDMSVVKADRSQPEFTRPVWEYLDGAISAARVRKGQALLNQYADVLQNIETRYGVDRQVLVAVWGMESNFGQFQGTQSVIRSLATLAYEGRRRGFAQDQLLAALQIIQHGDITADRMLGSWGGAMGQTQFIPTTYNTHAVDFDGDGRRDIWNTPADALASTAHYLQSSGWQRGQSWGYEVGLAKGFDYALADASTRKSLAQWQQLGVSLANGSPLPAGTDQQQAALLLPAGYRGPAFLVIDNFRAILKYNNSSSYALAIGLLSERFRGGGYVIGEWPRNDTPLSRSERIELQSLLSAKQYDAGTPDGIIGANTRKAIRSAQQSYGWPADGYPTHELLETLRKP is encoded by the coding sequence ATGCCCTCTTGTTTTTCCCGACGTTGGCAGTTACGCCAGCTGATCGCCGCCTCAAGCCTTATCCTGTTAGTTGCCTGCGCGGAAAAACCCACCGCAGCCGACGCCACTCCTCTCCCAGTTGCCAGCACGTTGCCTGTTGCACCTGTTGCGCCCGTCGCTCCGGTTATTGCCGTCGATGCGAATCTCGATATCCAGCCAACCATCAGTTTCAGTGACTGGCAGGCAGGTTTTCGAGCACAGGCTTTGCAGGCAGGCATCAGGCCCGACATTTTCGACAACGCGTTCGCTGGCGTGACGCCAGACATGAGCGTGGTCAAGGCTGACCGCAGCCAACCCGAGTTCACTCGCCCGGTCTGGGAATACCTCGACGGCGCGATCTCCGCAGCCCGGGTGCGTAAAGGTCAGGCATTGCTCAACCAATATGCCGATGTGCTGCAGAATATCGAGACCCGTTATGGCGTAGATCGCCAGGTGCTGGTGGCGGTCTGGGGCATGGAGAGTAATTTCGGCCAGTTTCAGGGCACGCAATCGGTGATTCGTTCATTGGCGACCCTGGCGTATGAAGGCCGTCGTCGCGGCTTCGCCCAGGATCAATTGCTCGCGGCGCTGCAGATTATCCAGCACGGCGATATCACCGCAGACCGGATGCTCGGTTCGTGGGGCGGCGCCATGGGGCAGACCCAATTCATTCCGACGACCTACAACACCCACGCCGTGGACTTCGATGGCGACGGTCGCCGCGATATCTGGAACACCCCGGCTGACGCTTTGGCGTCGACTGCGCATTACCTGCAAAGCTCCGGTTGGCAGCGCGGCCAGTCGTGGGGCTACGAAGTTGGCCTGGCGAAAGGTTTTGACTACGCCCTGGCCGACGCTTCGACGCGTAAAAGCCTCGCCCAATGGCAGCAACTGGGCGTGAGTCTGGCCAATGGTTCGCCTTTGCCGGCCGGCACCGATCAGCAACAGGCCGCACTGCTGTTGCCTGCTGGCTATCGCGGGCCAGCGTTTCTGGTTATTGATAACTTCCGGGCAATCCTCAAGTACAACAACTCATCGTCCTACGCGCTGGCTATCGGCCTGCTTTCCGAGCGGTTCAGAGGCGGTGGCTACGTTATAGGTGAATGGCCGCGCAACGACACGCCTCTGAGCCGATCTGAGCGCATCGAACTGCAAAGCCTGCTCTCGGCCAAGCAATACGACGCAGGCACGCCAGACGGGATTATCGGCGCCAACACCCGCAAAGCAATTCGCAGCGCCCAGCAATCCTACGGTTGGCCTGCTGATGGCTACCCGACACATGAATTGCTGGAAACGTTGCGCAAGCCTTGA
- the lipA gene encoding lipoyl synthase has translation MTTATDIAENPVQNLIPTLDVSERVARPKVEAGVKLRGAEKVARIPVKIIPTVDLPKKPDWIRVRIPVSPEVDRVKQLLRKHKLHSVCEEASCPNLGECFSGGTATFMIMGDICTRRCPFCDVGHGRPKALDVNEPLNLAVAIADLRLKYVVITSVDRDDLRDGGAQHFADCIREIRKLSPNVQLETLVPDYRGRMDIALEITAAEPPDVFNHNLETVPRLYKAARPGSDYQWSLTLLQRFKQMVPHVPTKSGLMLGLGETDEEVIEVMKRMREHDIDMLTLGQYLQPSRSHLPVERFVHPDVFAWFAEEGYKMGFKNVASGPLVRSSYHADEQAKTAVKAMS, from the coding sequence ATGACTACTGCGACCGACATTGCTGAGAACCCCGTGCAAAACCTGATCCCGACGCTTGATGTTTCCGAGCGCGTTGCCCGCCCGAAAGTCGAAGCCGGCGTGAAACTGCGCGGCGCGGAAAAGGTTGCGCGGATTCCGGTAAAGATCATTCCAACGGTCGACCTGCCGAAGAAACCTGACTGGATTCGTGTCCGCATCCCGGTTTCCCCCGAGGTTGATCGCGTCAAGCAACTGCTGCGCAAACACAAGCTGCACAGCGTCTGCGAAGAAGCGTCCTGCCCGAACCTGGGCGAGTGCTTTTCCGGCGGCACCGCAACCTTCATGATCATGGGCGACATCTGCACCCGTCGCTGTCCGTTCTGTGACGTCGGTCACGGCCGTCCGAAGGCGCTGGACGTCAACGAGCCGCTGAACCTCGCCGTGGCCATCGCTGACTTGCGCCTCAAGTACGTGGTGATCACCTCGGTGGACCGCGACGACCTGCGTGACGGCGGTGCCCAGCACTTTGCCGATTGCATCCGTGAGATCCGCAAGCTGTCGCCAAACGTGCAGCTGGAAACACTGGTTCCGGACTATCGTGGCCGCATGGACATCGCCCTGGAAATCACCGCTGCCGAGCCACCGGATGTGTTCAACCACAATCTGGAAACCGTGCCGCGCCTGTACAAGGCTGCGCGCCCTGGCTCCGATTACCAGTGGTCGTTGACCCTGCTGCAACGTTTCAAGCAGATGGTGCCGCACGTGCCGACCAAGTCCGGCTTGATGCTGGGCCTGGGCGAGACCGACGAAGAAGTCATCGAAGTCATGAAGCGCATGCGCGAACACGACATTGACATGCTGACTCTGGGTCAATACCTGCAACCATCGCGCAGCCACTTGCCGGTCGAACGCTTCGTGCATCCGGACGTCTTCGCCTGGTTCGCTGAGGAAGGCTACAAGATGGGCTTCAAGAACGTTGCGTCCGGCCCGTTGGTACGTTCCTCGTACCACGCCGACGAACAGGCCAAGACCGCTGTAAAAGCCATGTCGTAA
- the lipB gene encoding lipoyl(octanoyl) transferase LipB — protein sequence MTGTLGFRDPGLVEYERGWHAMQRFTDERGKEVQDEVWLVQHPPIFTQGQAGKAEHLLLPGNIPVIQVDRGGQVTYHGPGQLVAYLMLDVRRLGFGVRDLVSRIERSLIAVLASYGVTAAAKPDAPGVYVDGAKIASLGLRIRNGCSFHGLALNVDMDLEPFRRINPCGYAGLAMTQLRDHAGPIEFAEVSARLRAQLVKHLDYAEQTTLTGGID from the coding sequence ATGACCGGCACCCTGGGTTTTCGTGATCCCGGGCTGGTCGAATACGAGCGTGGCTGGCACGCCATGCAGCGCTTTACCGATGAGCGCGGTAAAGAGGTGCAGGACGAAGTCTGGCTGGTCCAGCACCCGCCGATCTTCACCCAGGGGCAGGCCGGCAAGGCCGAGCATCTGCTGCTGCCGGGCAATATTCCGGTCATACAGGTCGATCGTGGCGGCCAAGTAACCTATCATGGCCCCGGCCAACTGGTTGCTTACCTGATGCTGGACGTCAGGCGCCTTGGCTTCGGCGTGCGTGATCTGGTTTCCCGGATCGAACGCAGCCTCATCGCAGTGCTGGCCAGTTACGGTGTGACGGCAGCCGCGAAACCCGACGCACCGGGTGTTTACGTCGATGGAGCGAAAATCGCGTCCCTGGGGCTGCGAATTCGCAACGGTTGTTCATTTCATGGTCTGGCGTTGAACGTCGACATGGACCTTGAACCGTTTCGACGGATAAATCCCTGCGGATATGCGGGGCTGGCGATGACCCAGCTGCGTGATCATGCAGGCCCGATTGAATTTGCCGAGGTTAGTGCCCGGCTGCGCGCGCAGCTCGTCAAACACCTCGACTATGCTGAGCAGACGACCCTCACGGGCGGAATCGATTGA
- a CDS encoding DUF493 domain-containing protein: MTDSDVKSHIIEFPCDDYPIKVIGDTVVGFTDSVIEILKKHAEVDIKTLAERQSSNGKYTTVQLHIIATGEDQLRDINSALRATGFVHMVL, encoded by the coding sequence ATGACTGATTCCGACGTTAAGTCGCACATAATCGAATTTCCCTGCGATGACTATCCGATCAAAGTGATCGGCGACACCGTCGTGGGCTTCACCGATTCGGTGATCGAGATCCTGAAGAAACACGCCGAGGTCGATATCAAGACCCTTGCCGAGCGCCAAAGCAGCAACGGCAAATACACCACCGTTCAGCTGCATATCATTGCCACGGGCGAAGACCAATTGCGCGATATCAATAGCGCCCTGCGCGCTACCGGTTTCGTGCACATGGTGCTCTGA
- a CDS encoding D-alanyl-D-alanine carboxypeptidase family protein — protein MNITTFAKRLCLLVPLIITPAAWAVEQMTPAAPQLAAKAYVLMDATSGNVLVENNGDQRLAPASLTKLMTAYIATLEIRRGQIGENDPVTVSENAWRTGGSRMFIKVGTQVTVSDLLHGIIIQSGNDASVALSEHIAGSEDAFADMMNKTAADLGMTNSHFMNPTGLPNPEHYSSAHDMATLARAIIHEDPAHYAIYSQKEFFWNGIKQPNRNLLLWRDKTVDGLKTGHTDEAGYCMVSSAVRDGMRLIAVVFGTNSEQARAAETQKLLTYGFRFFETQNFYQKGTELAQAPVWKGAEHQVKAGLAEDLSMTMPKGEMKKLTASMTMNPQLVAPIAKGDVIGKVEVKMEDKVVHTANLIALEPVEEGGIFRRVWDSIRLFFYGLFN, from the coding sequence ATGAACATCACCACCTTTGCAAAACGCTTGTGCCTGCTTGTACCGCTGATCATCACGCCTGCCGCCTGGGCGGTTGAACAGATGACACCCGCCGCGCCGCAACTGGCTGCCAAGGCCTATGTGCTGATGGACGCCACCAGCGGCAACGTTCTGGTCGAGAACAACGGCGACCAGCGTCTGGCCCCGGCGAGCCTGACCAAACTGATGACGGCGTACATCGCCACCCTGGAAATTCGTCGCGGTCAGATCGGCGAGAACGATCCGGTTACCGTCAGCGAGAACGCCTGGCGTACCGGCGGTTCGCGGATGTTCATCAAGGTCGGCACCCAGGTCACGGTCAGCGACCTGCTGCACGGCATCATCATTCAGTCGGGTAACGACGCCAGTGTTGCGCTTTCCGAGCACATCGCCGGCAGCGAAGACGCATTCGCTGACATGATGAACAAGACTGCCGCCGATCTGGGCATGACCAACAGTCACTTCATGAACCCGACTGGCCTGCCGAACCCGGAGCATTACTCTTCGGCGCACGACATGGCGACTCTGGCTCGGGCGATCATTCATGAAGATCCGGCTCACTACGCGATCTACTCGCAGAAAGAGTTCTTCTGGAACGGCATCAAGCAGCCTAACCGCAACCTGCTGCTGTGGCGCGACAAGACTGTCGATGGCCTGAAAACCGGTCACACCGATGAAGCAGGTTACTGCATGGTGTCTTCGGCAGTGCGTGATGGCATGCGTTTGATCGCGGTGGTGTTCGGCACCAACAGCGAACAGGCTCGTGCGGCTGAAACCCAGAAGCTGCTTACCTACGGTTTCCGTTTCTTCGAAACCCAGAACTTCTATCAGAAAGGCACCGAGCTGGCCCAGGCTCCGGTCTGGAAAGGCGCAGAGCATCAAGTCAAGGCTGGACTGGCTGAAGACCTGAGCATGACCATGCCTAAAGGCGAGATGAAAAAGCTCACCGCCAGCATGACCATGAACCCGCAACTGGTTGCGCCAATCGCCAAGGGCGACGTAATCGGTAAAGTTGAAGTGAAAATGGAAGACAAGGTGGTTCACACTGCCAACCTGATCGCGCTGGAGCCGGTCGAGGAAGGTGGCATTTTCCGCCGCGTGTGGGATAGCATCCGCTTGTTCTTCTACGGCTTGTTCAACTGA
- a CDS encoding septal ring lytic transglycosylase RlpA family protein, translating to MPAMPIRTPLKLLSYAALALLVVSCSSNTGRSPQKGGAAVRAMPGLDINRAHKDGAPWWDVDVSRIPDATPTLHNGPYKANPYTVLGKTYFPLNDSRRYVASGTASWYGTKFHGQNTANGEVYDLYGMSAAHKTLPLPSYVRVTNLDNNRTVILRVNDRGPFYSDRIIDLSYAAAKKLGYAETGTARVKVEGIDPQEWLAQNGRPAPLLPNQPQVIAQATPPALTVSAGTIEQYTPPPQQHAAPAVPLQVDAKKNASGQASGLFLQVGAFANPDAAELLRSKLSGMVRAPVFVSSIARNQQTLYRVRMGPIDTQGEAQQLQNSVRSANLGQPSVVTSDQ from the coding sequence ATGCCGGCAATGCCGATTCGCACACCGCTGAAGTTGTTGTCCTACGCTGCGCTCGCGTTGCTGGTGGTGAGTTGTTCATCCAATACCGGCCGCTCGCCACAAAAAGGCGGCGCAGCAGTGCGTGCCATGCCCGGCCTGGATATCAACCGGGCACACAAGGACGGCGCGCCGTGGTGGGATGTCGACGTGTCGCGCATTCCCGACGCCACGCCAACCCTGCATAACGGGCCTTATAAAGCCAACCCGTACACCGTGCTGGGCAAGACCTATTTCCCGCTCAACGATTCCCGGCGCTACGTTGCTTCGGGCACGGCGTCCTGGTACGGCACCAAATTCCATGGCCAGAATACGGCCAACGGCGAAGTGTATGACCTGTACGGGATGAGCGCGGCGCACAAGACCTTGCCGCTGCCGAGCTATGTGCGGGTGACCAATCTGGACAATAACCGCACGGTAATCCTGCGGGTCAATGATCGCGGGCCGTTCTACTCCGACCGGATCATTGACTTGTCCTATGCCGCAGCCAAGAAGCTCGGTTATGCCGAAACCGGCACGGCGCGGGTCAAGGTCGAAGGTATCGATCCTCAAGAGTGGCTGGCGCAGAACGGCCGCCCGGCACCGCTGTTGCCGAATCAGCCGCAGGTTATCGCCCAGGCCACGCCGCCTGCGTTGACGGTTTCCGCAGGAACCATCGAACAGTACACACCGCCGCCGCAGCAGCACGCGGCACCGGCCGTCCCGTTGCAGGTCGACGCAAAAAAAAACGCTTCCGGACAAGCGTCTGGGCTATTTCTCCAGGTGGGAGCCTTCGCCAATCCGGACGCTGCGGAACTCCTGAGGTCGAAGCTCAGCGGAATGGTCCGGGCACCGGTTTTCGTCAGTTCGATCGCACGCAATCAGCAAACGCTGTATCGGGTGCGGATGGGGCCGATCGACACGCAGGGTGAAGCCCAGCAATTACAGAACAGCGTCAGGTCAGCCAATCTTGGTCAGCCTAGCGTCGTGACATCAGATCAATAG
- the mltB gene encoding lytic murein transglycosylase B, giving the protein MQVVRNWARYAPLVGLVGILGSVQEALAGDYEGSPQVAEFVAQMTRDYGFAGEQLIDVFREVERKQSILDAISRPAERVKQWKEYRPMFITDARIARGVDFWRQHEAALARAEQEYGVPAQVIVSIIGVETFFGRNTGNYRVIDALSTLGFDYPPRADFFRKELREFLLLAREQQVDPLTLKGSYAGAMGLPQFMPSSFRAYAVDFDGDGHINIWTDPDDAIGSVASYFKRHGWVAGEQVVSLANVRGDRVDEGLSPGIDPVKTVGELRALGWASHDALRDDLPVTAFRLEGEKGPEYWMGLNNFYAITRYNRSVMYAMTVHQLSELLVQARGVK; this is encoded by the coding sequence ATGCAAGTAGTGCGTAACTGGGCTCGATATGCTCCGTTGGTCGGCCTGGTTGGTATCCTTGGATCTGTTCAAGAGGCATTGGCAGGGGATTACGAAGGCTCGCCACAGGTTGCCGAGTTTGTCGCACAGATGACTCGCGATTACGGCTTCGCCGGCGAGCAGTTGATTGACGTGTTTCGTGAAGTGGAGCGCAAGCAGTCGATCCTCGATGCTATTTCCCGGCCGGCCGAGCGGGTCAAGCAATGGAAGGAGTATCGTCCGATGTTCATCACTGACGCGCGCATCGCGCGAGGTGTGGACTTCTGGCGTCAGCACGAGGCCGCGCTGGCCCGTGCCGAGCAGGAATACGGCGTTCCGGCCCAGGTCATCGTGTCGATTATTGGCGTCGAGACGTTTTTCGGGCGCAATACCGGCAATTACCGGGTCATCGACGCCCTGTCTACGCTAGGCTTTGACTATCCGCCGCGTGCCGATTTCTTTCGCAAGGAGCTGCGCGAGTTTCTGTTGCTGGCCCGCGAACAGCAGGTCGATCCGCTGACGCTCAAGGGCTCCTATGCAGGTGCCATGGGTTTGCCGCAGTTCATGCCGAGCAGTTTTCGCGCGTATGCAGTGGATTTCGACGGCGACGGCCACATCAATATCTGGACCGATCCGGACGACGCCATCGGCAGCGTGGCCAGCTACTTCAAGCGCCATGGCTGGGTCGCTGGCGAGCAGGTGGTCAGCCTTGCCAATGTGCGCGGCGACCGGGTTGACGAAGGATTGAGTCCGGGCATTGATCCGGTTAAGACCGTTGGGGAGTTGCGAGCGTTGGGTTGGGCGAGTCATGATGCGCTGCGCGATGACCTGCCGGTAACCGCCTTTCGCCTTGAGGGCGAAAAGGGGCCGGAATACTGGATGGGTCTGAATAATTTTTATGCAATCACGCGTTATAACCGCAGCGTGATGTACGCCATGACCGTGCATCAGCTGTCTGAATTATTGGTTCAAGCTCGAGGCGTCAAGTAA
- the rodA gene encoding rod shape-determining protein RodA codes for MRRRATFLQRIHIDGPLLILLLTLAAGSLFVLYSASGKNWDLLIKQASSFGIGLVAMVIIAQLEPRFLARWVPVLYVLGVLLLVVVDVMGHNAMGATRWINIPGVIRFQPSEFLKIIMPTTIAWYLSKRTLPPHLKHVAVSLALIGIPFVLIVRQPDLGTSLLILASGTFVLFMAGLRWRWIISVVAAAVPVAVAMWFFIMHDYQKQRILTFLDPESDPLGTGWNIIQSKAAIGSGGVFGKGWLLGTQSHLDFLPESHTDFIIAVLGEEFGLVGICALLLIYLLLIGRGLVITAQAQTLFGKLLAGSLTMTFFVYVFVNIGMVSGLLPVVGVPLPFISYGGTSLVTLLSAFGVLMSIHTHRKWIAQV; via the coding sequence ATGCGCCGCCGCGCCACCTTCCTGCAGCGCATTCATATCGACGGGCCGCTGCTGATTCTGTTGCTGACATTGGCAGCCGGTAGCCTGTTCGTGCTGTATTCGGCCAGCGGCAAGAACTGGGATTTGCTGATCAAGCAGGCCAGTTCGTTTGGCATCGGCCTGGTGGCGATGGTCATTATCGCCCAGCTTGAACCGCGCTTCCTGGCGCGCTGGGTGCCGGTGCTCTATGTGCTGGGCGTGCTGCTGCTGGTGGTGGTGGATGTGATGGGTCATAACGCTATGGGCGCGACTCGCTGGATTAACATACCCGGCGTGATCCGTTTCCAGCCTTCGGAATTCCTCAAGATCATCATGCCGACGACCATCGCCTGGTATTTGTCGAAACGCACGCTGCCGCCCCATCTCAAACATGTAGCGGTCAGCCTGGCGCTGATCGGCATTCCATTCGTCCTCATCGTTCGCCAGCCGGACCTGGGCACCTCGCTGTTGATTCTGGCCTCTGGGACCTTCGTGTTGTTCATGGCCGGGTTGCGCTGGCGCTGGATCATCAGCGTGGTTGCTGCTGCCGTGCCGGTCGCGGTGGCGATGTGGTTCTTCATCATGCACGACTACCAGAAGCAGCGAATCCTGACGTTCCTTGATCCGGAGAGCGATCCGCTGGGCACCGGATGGAACATCATTCAGTCCAAGGCGGCCATCGGTTCGGGCGGCGTGTTTGGCAAGGGTTGGCTGCTGGGCACCCAGTCGCACCTGGATTTCCTGCCGGAAAGCCACACTGACTTCATTATTGCGGTATTGGGTGAAGAGTTCGGTCTGGTGGGGATTTGCGCGCTGCTGCTGATTTATCTGCTATTGATCGGGCGCGGCCTGGTGATCACCGCTCAGGCCCAGACTTTGTTCGGCAAATTGCTCGCGGGCAGCCTGACAATGACATTTTTTGTTTACGTTTTCGTCAACATCGGTATGGTCAGTGGCCTGCTGCCAGTTGTGGGCGTGCCGCTGCCCTTCATTAGTTACGGCGGAACTTCGCTGGTAACCCTACTGTCAGCGTTTGGGGTTTTGATGTCGATTCACACACATCGTAAGTGGATCGCACAGGTTTGA